AACAATACCACCAGCACGAAGTTGTAAGGCTTCTTCAATACGAGCGACCCCGAAAGCATCAGAGTTCTTAGAGTGTTTAGCGATGTTCAATAAGCCATGCCCATAACCATTAGCCTTTACCACTGACATCACTTTACAGTTAGGTGCTTTAGACTTAATCAGTTGGAGATTGTGCTCTAATGCACCTAGGTCAATACTCGCTGTCGCTGCTTTCATATAAGTCATTAACGATTACTCATCATCAAATGCAGGGCCTGCATAGTTATCAAAACGAGAGTGTTGCCCTTGGAAGGTCAGACGCACGGAACCGATCGGACCGTTACGTTGCTTACCAAGGATAATCTCAGCGATGCCTTTTAGTGAACTGTCTGGGTTATAAACCTCATCACGATAGATAAACATGATTAAATCGGCATCTTGCTCAATCGAACCTGATTCACGCAAATCCGAGTTTACAGGGCGCTTATCAGCGCGTTGCTCTAGGGAACGGTTAAGCTGAGAAAGAGCCACAACCGGAACGTTCAATTCCTTCGCGAGCGCTTTCAATGAACGCGAAATCTCGGCGATTTCAAGAGTACGGTTATCAGATAATGAAGGTACACGCATTAATTGCAGGTAATCTATCATGATCATAGAGAGACCATCATGCTCACGAGCGATACGTCGAGCACGCGAACGCACTTCTGTTGGGGTTAGGCCCGAGCTATCATCGATATACATATTCTTTTTGTCCATCAGAATACCCATACTCGATGAAATACGCGCCCAATCTTCATCATCTAACTGACCAGTACGGATCTTAGTTTGGTCTACGCGAGAAAGTGACGCTAACATACGCATCATCAGCTGTTCTGCTGGCATCTCTAGCGAGAAGATTAAAACAGGTTTGTCTTGCTTCATCGCCGCGTTTTCACACAAGTTCATCGCAAACGTGGTTTTACCCATCGATGGACGTGCAGCGACAATAATTAAGTCAGAACCCTGTAGGCCTGCCGTCTTCTTATTGAGGTCGTTAAAACCTGTATCGACACCCGTCACACCATCTTGTGGCGTTTTATATAGAATCTCGATACGTTCTAGCGTCTTCTCTAGAATGTTATCAACGTTTTGTGGGCCTTCATTTTC
The Vibrio kanaloae genome window above contains:
- a CDS encoding replicative DNA helicase, with product MDSKSQKSANDPVDAIKVPPHSLEAEQSVIGGLLLDNERWDTVAEKVVSKDFYSRPHRLIFEAVKDILEESSPLDLITLSEHLELREQLEDVGGFAYLADLAKNTPSAANINAYADIVAQRALVRSLIGVANEIADSGYDPQGRTSEELVDLAESKVFAIAEGRTSENEGPQNVDNILEKTLERIEILYKTPQDGVTGVDTGFNDLNKKTAGLQGSDLIIVAARPSMGKTTFAMNLCENAAMKQDKPVLIFSLEMPAEQLMMRMLASLSRVDQTKIRTGQLDDEDWARISSSMGILMDKKNMYIDDSSGLTPTEVRSRARRIAREHDGLSMIMIDYLQLMRVPSLSDNRTLEIAEISRSLKALAKELNVPVVALSQLNRSLEQRADKRPVNSDLRESGSIEQDADLIMFIYRDEVYNPDSSLKGIAEIILGKQRNGPIGSVRLTFQGQHSRFDNYAGPAFDDE